One region of Streptomyces sp. NBC_00442 genomic DNA includes:
- a CDS encoding PIN domain nuclease, with protein MNGAQFLIDTSALARFLRAEAEQYGWDQAAAAGLIATCPVTELEFFYSARSAEDRARGIEDMRMIFSWVPVDDRAYTRAWQVQEVLTKRGQHRSAGAVDLVVAATAELQGLTLLHRDRDFECIAAVTGQALQWYGPDAGKPSD; from the coding sequence GTGAACGGAGCCCAGTTCCTGATCGACACCAGCGCTCTCGCCCGGTTCCTGCGCGCCGAAGCCGAGCAGTACGGGTGGGATCAGGCTGCCGCGGCCGGGCTGATCGCCACCTGCCCCGTCACCGAGCTGGAGTTCTTCTACAGTGCCCGTTCCGCCGAAGACCGGGCGCGCGGCATCGAGGACATGCGGATGATCTTCAGCTGGGTCCCGGTCGACGATCGTGCCTATACGCGCGCCTGGCAGGTCCAAGAAGTCTTGACCAAACGGGGGCAGCATCGCAGTGCGGGCGCCGTCGACCTCGTCGTGGCCGCGACGGCCGAACTCCAGGGGCTGACCCTGCTGCACCGTGACCGGGACTTCGAGTGCATCGCCGCCGTCACAGGGCAGGCCCTCCAGTGGTACGGGCCTGACGCGGGCAAGCCGAGCGACTAG
- a CDS encoding lytic polysaccharide monooxygenase auxiliary activity family 9 protein, producing the protein MSARRTAASLGVLGATSLTFLALAPTPASAHGAMFNPVSRIAACYAEGPEHPVSQVCKDLVADSGTQPLYDWNEVNIANANGQSRQLIPDGKLCSANRDKYRALDWARTDWPSTSVAAGKFAFKFRVTAAHSGTMTVYITKDGFDPTKPLKWSDLDNTPVATYQTPRTATDGYYNFTGTLPARTGRHIIYKVWQRDDSPEAFYSCSDVVYGGGSTAKAAAAPTEQKIAAGAARSTVSHHGHGGDPTSPVAAPAPASSPDGSPAPQALAAVSTASVVGGGFLLLRRRRD; encoded by the coding sequence ATGTCCGCTCGGCGTACCGCCGCGTCCCTGGGTGTCCTCGGGGCGACCTCCCTGACGTTCCTCGCGCTGGCCCCCACCCCGGCCTCCGCGCACGGGGCCATGTTCAACCCGGTCAGCCGCATCGCCGCCTGCTACGCCGAGGGCCCGGAGCACCCGGTGTCGCAGGTGTGCAAGGACCTCGTCGCCGACTCCGGCACCCAGCCGCTGTACGACTGGAACGAGGTGAACATCGCCAACGCCAACGGCCAGTCCCGCCAGCTCATCCCCGACGGCAAGCTGTGCTCGGCCAACCGGGACAAGTACCGCGCGCTGGACTGGGCCCGTACCGACTGGCCTTCCACCAGCGTCGCGGCGGGCAAGTTCGCCTTCAAGTTCCGTGTCACGGCGGCCCATTCGGGCACCATGACGGTCTACATCACCAAGGACGGCTTCGACCCGACGAAGCCGCTGAAGTGGTCCGACCTGGACAACACGCCCGTCGCCACGTACCAGACGCCGCGAACGGCGACGGACGGCTACTACAACTTCACCGGCACGCTGCCGGCCCGCACGGGCCGCCACATCATCTACAAGGTCTGGCAGCGCGACGACAGCCCCGAGGCGTTCTACAGCTGCTCGGACGTGGTGTACGGGGGCGGAAGTACGGCGAAGGCCGCGGCGGCGCCCACGGAGCAGAAGATCGCGGCGGGTGCGGCCCGCTCCACGGTGAGCCACCACGGCCATGGCGGCGACCCGACATCACCGGTCGCGGCGCCCGCCCCGGCGTCCTCGCCCGACGGGTCGCCCGCGCCCCAGGCGTTGGCGGCGGTCTCGACCGCGAGCGTCGTGGGTGGCGGCTTCCTCCTCCTGCGCCGCCGCCGCGACTGA
- the cbiE gene encoding precorrin-6y C5,15-methyltransferase (decarboxylating) subunit CbiE — MKNPPTPHPDITVVGIGADGWDGLTRRAQAVLRGAGVVIGGARQLALLPGECDGERVAWPSPLRPAVPGLIDAHRGRRIAVLASGDPMFYGIGRTLTEVLGAPPRILPHPSSLAYACARLGWPVEETEVVTLVGRPAARLAAALHDGRRVLVLSADARTPAEVAALLCDRGFGPSRMRVLEQLGSEDERCRDGVADTWDEPARDALNVVAVDCRRAVGALRLGAVPGLPDDAYEHDGQLTKRHVRAATLGALAPAPGELLWDVGGGSGSIAVEWMRTHPSCRAISVERDPGRAVRIGRNAERLGVPGLRVVGGAAPGVLAQLPAPDAVFIGGGLTVPGLLDACWEALAPGGRLVANTVTLESEALLAQWYRRHGGELVRLAVAHAVPVGTFTGWRQAMPVTQWAVVKATTETLNTPSGAAT; from the coding sequence GTGAAGAACCCCCCCACCCCCCACCCCGACATCACCGTCGTCGGCATCGGGGCCGACGGGTGGGACGGGCTCACCAGGAGAGCCCAGGCGGTGCTTCGAGGGGCCGGTGTCGTCATCGGCGGGGCGCGCCAGCTCGCGTTGCTGCCCGGCGAGTGCGACGGCGAGCGCGTCGCCTGGCCGAGCCCGCTGCGGCCCGCCGTGCCGGGGCTGATCGACGCCCACCGAGGCCGCCGCATCGCCGTCCTGGCCAGTGGCGACCCCATGTTCTACGGGATCGGCCGCACCCTCACCGAGGTGCTCGGCGCCCCGCCCCGCATCCTCCCGCACCCCTCCTCGCTCGCCTACGCCTGCGCCCGGCTCGGCTGGCCCGTCGAGGAGACCGAGGTCGTCACGCTCGTCGGCAGGCCGGCCGCCCGGCTCGCGGCCGCGCTGCACGACGGGCGCAGGGTGCTGGTCCTGAGCGCCGACGCCCGCACCCCGGCCGAGGTCGCGGCGCTGCTGTGCGACCGCGGGTTCGGGCCGAGCCGGATGCGGGTGCTCGAACAGCTCGGGTCCGAGGACGAGCGGTGCCGGGACGGCGTCGCCGACACCTGGGACGAGCCCGCCCGTGACGCGCTCAACGTCGTCGCCGTCGACTGCCGCCGCGCCGTCGGCGCCCTCCGGCTCGGCGCCGTGCCGGGGCTGCCCGACGACGCGTACGAACACGACGGTCAGCTCACCAAGCGGCACGTCCGCGCCGCCACCCTCGGCGCGCTCGCGCCCGCACCCGGCGAACTGCTCTGGGACGTCGGTGGCGGCTCCGGCTCGATCGCGGTGGAGTGGATGCGTACGCACCCCTCCTGCCGGGCCATCAGCGTCGAGCGGGATCCCGGGCGGGCCGTACGGATCGGCCGCAACGCGGAGCGGCTCGGAGTGCCGGGGCTGCGTGTCGTCGGCGGCGCCGCGCCGGGCGTCCTCGCTCAACTCCCCGCGCCCGACGCCGTGTTCATCGGCGGCGGGCTCACCGTGCCCGGTCTGCTCGACGCGTGCTGGGAGGCGCTCGCGCCCGGCGGGCGTCTCGTGGCCAACACCGTCACGCTCGAATCCGAGGCGCTGCTCGCCCAGTGGTACCGGCGCCACGGCGGCGAACTCGTCCGGCTCGCGGTCGCGCACGCCGTGCCGGTCGGCACCTTCACGGGCTGGCGTCAGGCCATGCCCGTCACCCAGTGGGCGGTGGTCAAAGCCACAACAGAAACCCTCAACACCCCTTCAGGAGCAGCCACATGA
- the cobM gene encoding precorrin-4 C(11)-methyltransferase, translating to MTVYFIGAGPGAADLITVRGARTLASCRVCLYAGSLVPRELLAECPEGARLVDTAQLNLDEITGELVRAHEAGLDVARLHSGDPSVFSAMAEQMRRLDAAGVPYEVVPGVPAFAAAAAALKRELTVPTVGQTVILTRIAQRATAMPEGEDLATLGRSGALLVLHLAAGYVDRVVEELVPHYGADCPTAVVAFASRPEELVLRGTLSDIAEQVKGAGVVRTAVILVGRVLGAAGFRDSHLYSAERCRD from the coding sequence ATGACCGTGTACTTCATCGGTGCGGGGCCCGGCGCCGCCGACCTGATCACGGTGCGCGGCGCTCGTACGCTCGCCTCCTGCCGGGTGTGTCTGTACGCGGGCAGCCTGGTGCCGCGCGAACTCCTCGCCGAGTGCCCCGAGGGCGCCCGGCTGGTGGACACCGCACAGCTCAACCTGGATGAGATCACGGGGGAGTTGGTGCGGGCGCACGAGGCCGGGCTCGACGTGGCCCGGCTGCACTCCGGTGATCCGTCGGTGTTCAGCGCGATGGCCGAGCAGATGCGGCGGCTCGACGCGGCGGGGGTGCCGTACGAGGTGGTACCGGGAGTGCCCGCGTTCGCTGCGGCGGCGGCCGCGCTCAAGCGGGAGCTCACCGTGCCGACCGTGGGCCAGACCGTCATCCTCACCCGCATCGCGCAGCGGGCCACCGCGATGCCGGAGGGCGAGGACCTCGCGACGCTCGGGCGCAGTGGGGCGTTGCTGGTGCTGCACCTGGCGGCGGGGTACGTCGACCGCGTGGTCGAGGAACTCGTGCCGCACTACGGCGCGGACTGCCCCACGGCGGTGGTGGCCTTCGCGTCCCGGCCGGAGGAGCTGGTGCTGCGCGGCACGCTGTCCGACATCGCGGAGCAGGTGAAGGGTGCGGGTGTGGTGCGTACGGCTGTGATTCTCGTGGGGCGGGTGCTGGGAGCGGCCGGGTTCCGGGACAGCCACCTGTATTCGGCGGAGCGGTGCCGGGACTGA
- a CDS encoding cobalt-precorrin-5B (C(1))-methyltransferase, with amino-acid sequence MSEAKGGPEAPEAKGGRGAQLKHTGLRPGWTTGACATAATTAAYTALVTGDFPDPVTITLPRGQTPAFALAAEELAGGHAMAAVVKDAGDDPDVTHGALIRSTVRLLPPGSGVVFRAGDGVGTITRPGLPLPVGEPAINPVPRQMMRDHVALVAERHGAPGDVEITIAVDHGAEIARSTWNPRLGILGGLSILGTTGIVVPYSCSAWIDSIRRGVDVARAAGRTHLAGCTGSTSEKTVVAEYGLPEDALLDMGDFAGAVLKYVRRHPVDRLTICGGFAKLSKLAAGHLDLHSARSQVDKGFLADLARAGGAGEALAAEVAGANTGLGALQLCAAAGVPLGDLVAVRARDEALAVLRGAPVEVDVLCIDRAGQVVGRSTPGPPSHRPA; translated from the coding sequence ATGAGTGAGGCGAAGGGCGGGCCCGAGGCCCCTGAGGCCAAGGGGGGCCGCGGCGCCCAACTCAAGCACACCGGTCTGCGCCCCGGCTGGACGACCGGTGCCTGCGCGACGGCGGCCACGACGGCCGCGTACACCGCGCTGGTGACCGGCGACTTCCCCGACCCGGTGACGATCACGCTGCCGCGCGGCCAGACGCCCGCGTTCGCGCTCGCCGCGGAGGAACTGGCCGGCGGGCACGCCATGGCGGCCGTGGTGAAGGACGCGGGCGACGACCCGGACGTCACCCACGGCGCGCTGATCCGCTCGACGGTACGACTGCTTCCGCCCGGCTCCGGCGTGGTGTTCCGGGCCGGCGACGGCGTGGGCACCATCACCCGCCCCGGCCTGCCCCTGCCGGTGGGCGAACCGGCCATCAACCCGGTGCCGCGCCAGATGATGCGCGACCACGTGGCGCTGGTCGCCGAACGGCACGGCGCCCCGGGGGACGTCGAGATCACCATCGCGGTGGACCACGGCGCGGAGATCGCCCGCTCGACCTGGAACCCGCGCCTGGGCATCCTGGGCGGCCTGTCCATCCTGGGCACGACCGGCATCGTGGTGCCGTACTCGTGCTCGGCGTGGATCGACTCGATCCGGCGCGGCGTGGACGTGGCGCGCGCGGCCGGCCGTACGCACCTGGCGGGCTGCACGGGCTCGACGTCGGAGAAGACGGTCGTCGCGGAGTACGGCCTGCCGGAGGACGCGCTGCTCGACATGGGGGACTTCGCGGGCGCGGTCCTCAAGTACGTACGCCGTCATCCGGTGGACCGCCTCACCATCTGCGGCGGCTTCGCCAAACTGTCCAAGCTGGCCGCGGGCCACCTGGACCTCCACTCGGCGCGCTCGCAGGTGGACAAGGGCTTCCTGGCGGACCTGGCCCGCGCGGGCGGCGCGGGTGAGGCGCTCGCGGCGGAGGTGGCCGGGGCCAACACGGGTCTGGGTGCGCTCCAGCTGTGCGCGGCGGCGGGCGTCCCTCTCGGCGACCTGGTCGCGGTCCGGGCCCGCGACGAGGCCCTCGCCGTGTTGCGGGGGGCGCCGGTGGAGGTGGACGTCCTGTGCATCGACCGAGCGGGCCAGGTAGTGGGCCGCAGCACCCCGGGCCCACCCTCACACCGGCCAGCCTGA
- a CDS encoding cobalt-precorrin-6A reductase, translating into MHILILGGTGEARRLAGLLHGDEAAGVRVTSSLAGRVAEPRLPPGEVRIGGFGGADGLARWLRTHAVDALIDATHPFARTISFNAAAAAAEAHVPLLALRRPGWVAGDADQWHPAGSLEEAAGLLPALGRRVFLTTGRMGLAAFAGLDGLWFLMRSVDAPEPPYPAAMEVLLDRGPFTLEAEREVLRAHRIDVLVTKDSGGAATAPKLAAAREAGVPVVVVRRPPVPEGVGVAATPEEAAAWARRFIA; encoded by the coding sequence GTGCACATCTTGATTCTGGGGGGTACGGGCGAGGCCCGTCGCCTGGCGGGGCTGCTGCACGGCGACGAGGCCGCCGGCGTGCGCGTGACCAGCTCGCTCGCGGGGCGGGTCGCCGAGCCCCGGCTGCCGCCCGGCGAGGTCCGGATCGGCGGGTTCGGCGGCGCCGACGGGCTCGCCCGGTGGCTGCGTACGCACGCGGTGGACGCGCTCATCGACGCCACCCATCCCTTCGCCCGGACGATCAGTTTCAACGCGGCGGCGGCCGCCGCCGAGGCCCATGTTCCCCTGCTCGCGCTGCGCCGCCCCGGCTGGGTCGCGGGCGACGCCGACCAGTGGCACCCGGCGGGCTCCCTGGAGGAGGCCGCCGGCCTGCTGCCCGCGCTCGGCCGCCGCGTCTTCCTCACCACCGGACGCATGGGTCTCGCCGCGTTCGCGGGCCTCGACGGGCTGTGGTTCCTCATGCGGTCCGTGGACGCGCCCGAGCCGCCGTACCCCGCCGCGATGGAGGTGCTGCTCGACCGCGGCCCGTTCACCCTCGAAGCGGAGCGGGAGGTGCTGCGGGCCCATCGGATCGACGTCCTTGTGACGAAGGACAGCGGGGGCGCGGCGACCGCGCCCAAGCTCGCCGCGGCCCGCGAGGCGGGCGTTCCCGTCGTCGTGGTGCGCCGGCCGCCCGTGCCGGAGGGGGTGGGCGTGGCGGCCACCCCCGAGGAGGCGGCCGCCTGGGCGCGGCGATTCATCGCGTGA
- a CDS encoding precorrin-2 C(20)-methyltransferase, protein MSENSAPDESGENGGTTGRLYGVGLGPGDPSLMTVRAVEAIAEADVVAYHSARHGRSIARSIAAKHIRADHIEEKLVYPLTVETTDHPGGYRGALNDFYEEASARLAEHLDAGRTVAVLAEGDPLFYGSYQHMHKRLAHRYPTEVIPGVTSVSAAAARLGEPLVEAEEVLTILPGTLPEEELTARLAATDSAVVMKLGRTFTKVRRALERSGRLDEARYVERATMAGERTGQLADIDAESVPYFSVAVLPSRIDATPPVRERGEVVVVGTGPAGPLWLTPESRGALAAADDVVGYTTYVDRVPERPGQLRHGSDNKVESERAEFALQLALRGRRVAVVSGGDPGIFAMATAVLEVASQPEYADVPVRVLPGVTAANAAAARAGAPLGHDYATISLSDRLKPWEVIAGRLHAAAAADLVLALYNPGSASRTWQVAKARELLLEHRAPDTPVVVARDVGGPAERVRIVRLTDLDPAEVDMRTILLVGSSQTRTVRRGDGEEIVWTPRRYPEG, encoded by the coding sequence ATGAGCGAGAACAGCGCACCCGACGAGTCCGGCGAGAACGGCGGCACGACCGGCCGTCTCTACGGGGTCGGGCTCGGCCCCGGCGACCCGTCCCTGATGACGGTCCGCGCGGTGGAGGCGATCGCCGAGGCCGACGTGGTGGCGTACCACTCGGCGCGGCACGGCCGTTCCATAGCGCGCTCGATCGCGGCGAAACACATCCGTGCCGACCACATCGAGGAGAAGCTGGTCTACCCGCTGACGGTGGAGACCACCGACCACCCCGGCGGCTACCGGGGCGCCTTGAACGACTTCTACGAGGAGGCCTCGGCGCGCCTGGCCGAGCACCTCGACGCGGGCCGCACGGTCGCCGTGCTCGCCGAGGGCGACCCGCTGTTCTACGGCTCGTACCAGCACATGCACAAGCGGCTCGCGCACCGCTACCCGACGGAGGTGATCCCCGGCGTGACGTCGGTGAGCGCCGCCGCCGCCCGGCTCGGCGAGCCCCTGGTGGAGGCCGAGGAGGTGCTGACGATCCTGCCCGGCACACTGCCGGAGGAGGAGCTCACCGCGCGCCTGGCCGCCACCGACTCGGCGGTCGTGATGAAGCTGGGCCGCACGTTCACCAAGGTCCGCCGGGCGCTTGAGCGTTCGGGCCGTCTGGACGAGGCCCGCTATGTGGAGCGCGCCACGATGGCGGGCGAGCGTACCGGTCAACTCGCCGACATCGACGCCGAGTCGGTGCCTTACTTCTCCGTCGCGGTGCTGCCCAGCCGCATCGACGCCACGCCGCCCGTGCGCGAGCGCGGCGAGGTCGTCGTCGTCGGCACCGGCCCGGCCGGCCCGCTGTGGCTGACCCCCGAGTCGCGGGGCGCGCTCGCCGCCGCCGACGACGTCGTCGGCTACACCACGTACGTGGACCGGGTGCCCGAGCGTCCCGGGCAGCTGCGGCACGGCTCGGACAACAAGGTGGAGTCCGAGCGCGCCGAGTTCGCCCTCCAACTGGCCCTGCGGGGCAGGCGGGTCGCGGTGGTGTCGGGCGGCGACCCGGGCATCTTCGCGATGGCGACGGCCGTCCTCGAAGTGGCCTCGCAGCCCGAGTACGCGGACGTACCGGTGCGGGTCCTGCCGGGGGTGACCGCGGCGAACGCGGCCGCCGCCCGCGCGGGCGCCCCGCTCGGCCACGACTACGCGACGATCTCGCTGTCCGACCGGCTCAAGCCCTGGGAGGTCATCGCCGGGCGGCTGCACGCGGCGGCCGCCGCCGATCTCGTCCTCGCGCTGTACAACCCCGGCTCCGCCAGCCGCACGTGGCAGGTCGCCAAGGCGCGCGAGCTGCTCCTGGAACACCGCGCGCCGGACACCCCGGTCGTGGTCGCCCGGGACGTGGGCGGCCCCGCCGAACGCGTCCGCATCGTGCGCCTGACGGATCTGGACCCGGCCGAGGTCGACATGCGCACGATCCTGCTGGTCGGCTCCTCGCAGACCCGTACGGTCCGGCGCGGCGACGGCGAGGAGATCGTCTGGACCCCGCGCCGCTACCCGGAGGGCTGA
- a CDS encoding precorrin-8X methylmutase, whose translation MSESTVFDYEKDGAEIYRQSFATIRAEADLAGLPADVSQVAVRMIHACGMTDLTRDLGWTPGVVARAREALRAGAPILCDARMVASGVTRKRLPADNEVICTLNDPTVPGLAAKLGTTRSAAALELWRDRLDGAVVAVGNAPTALFRLLEMIEEGAPRPAAVIGVPVGFIGAAESKDALAAHPSGLEHLVVRGRRGGSAIAAAALNAIASEAE comes from the coding sequence ATGAGCGAGAGCACAGTGTTCGACTACGAGAAGGACGGCGCGGAGATCTACCGCCAGTCCTTTGCCACGATCCGCGCCGAGGCCGACCTCGCCGGGCTGCCCGCCGACGTCAGCCAGGTCGCGGTCCGCATGATCCACGCCTGCGGCATGACGGACCTGACCCGCGACCTCGGCTGGACTCCCGGCGTCGTGGCCCGCGCCCGCGAGGCGCTGCGCGCGGGCGCACCGATCCTGTGCGACGCGCGGATGGTCGCCAGCGGGGTGACCCGCAAGCGGCTGCCCGCCGACAACGAGGTGATCTGCACCCTGAACGACCCGACCGTTCCCGGCCTCGCGGCGAAGCTGGGCACCACGCGCAGCGCCGCCGCACTGGAACTGTGGCGCGACCGGCTCGACGGCGCGGTCGTGGCCGTCGGCAACGCGCCCACCGCCCTGTTCCGGCTGCTCGAAATGATCGAGGAGGGCGCGCCGCGTCCGGCGGCCGTCATCGGCGTGCCGGTCGGGTTCATAGGCGCCGCCGAGTCGAAGGACGCGCTGGCCGCGCACCCTTCGGGCCTGGAGCACCTGGTGGTACGGGGCCGGCGCGGAGGCAGCGCGATCGCCGCCGCCGCACTCAACGCGATCGCGAGCGAGGCGGAATGA
- a CDS encoding cobalamin biosynthesis protein CobG, protein MLAAMPPSSATPPNQGEPSIGRTPGEVAHDPVVRDRGDACPGALRLHPAGDGNLARLRLPGGILTTRQVDALATAAERYADGHLTLTSRGNAELRGIEDTHANALAELLRHTALMPSETHERVRNIVASPLAGLDGRGNGTLLPRLRALDALLCGRAWTTALSGRFLFALDDGRGDVASLGADVTLLAQDRGTGRQDTVVVRVGASALRVAAADAPRAALEAARAFLDAAAAAGNGAWRVRELPAGHDVDLASALARAGIPATPAPEPDTGGTTPAPAPAPGIVAAPDGTYAVVVTPVLGRVTSAGLRALSGPGGEVRITPWRGFVVPGFDERGARERLRELDDAGFSTRPDAPWAGVGACTGRPGCAKALADVRRDALPGTGGLPVHWSGCERRCGHPHGDWVDVTATADGHYTVTVRGTQEHQVPLETGELPKAVARARGGRPGAYGTGTTTR, encoded by the coding sequence ATGCTCGCCGCCATGCCGCCCTCCTCCGCAACACCCCCCAACCAGGGCGAACCCTCCATAGGGCGCACCCCGGGAGAAGTCGCCCACGACCCCGTCGTACGGGACCGCGGCGACGCCTGCCCCGGAGCCCTGCGGCTGCACCCCGCCGGCGACGGCAACCTGGCCCGACTCCGCCTGCCCGGCGGTATTTTGACGACCCGTCAGGTAGACGCGCTGGCCACCGCGGCGGAGCGGTACGCGGACGGTCACCTCACCCTGACCTCCCGCGGCAACGCGGAGCTGCGCGGCATCGAGGACACCCACGCGAACGCACTCGCCGAACTCCTGCGCCACACCGCCCTCATGCCCTCCGAGACCCACGAGCGCGTCCGCAACATCGTCGCGTCCCCCCTGGCAGGACTGGACGGCCGCGGCAACGGCACCCTCCTCCCCCGCCTGCGCGCCCTGGACGCCCTGCTGTGCGGCCGGGCGTGGACGACCGCGCTCTCGGGCCGCTTCCTGTTCGCCCTGGACGACGGCCGCGGCGACGTCGCGAGCCTCGGCGCCGATGTGACGTTGCTCGCACAGGACCGGGGCACCGGGCGGCAGGACACGGTGGTCGTACGCGTCGGGGCGAGCGCGCTGCGCGTGGCGGCGGCCGACGCCCCGCGCGCCGCCCTGGAAGCCGCCCGCGCCTTCCTCGACGCGGCCGCCGCCGCGGGCAACGGTGCCTGGCGGGTGCGCGAGCTCCCCGCGGGCCACGACGTCGACCTCGCGTCCGCCCTGGCCCGCGCCGGCATCCCGGCCACCCCGGCCCCCGAACCGGACACCGGCGGGACGACCCCCGCCCCGGCCCCGGCCCCCGGCATCGTCGCGGCCCCCGACGGGACGTACGCCGTGGTCGTGACCCCCGTACTGGGCCGTGTGACGAGCGCCGGGCTCCGGGCGCTGAGTGGCCCCGGCGGCGAGGTCAGGATCACCCCGTGGCGCGGGTTCGTCGTCCCCGGGTTCGACGAGCGGGGCGCCCGCGAGCGGCTGCGGGAGCTGGACGACGCCGGGTTCAGCACCCGTCCCGACGCCCCGTGGGCCGGGGTCGGGGCGTGCACCGGGCGGCCCGGGTGCGCCAAGGCGCTGGCCGACGTGCGCCGGGACGCCCTGCCGGGCACGGGCGGCCTGCCGGTCCACTGGTCGGGGTGCGAGCGGCGCTGCGGGCATCCGCACGGCGACTGGGTGGACGTGACGGCGACCGCCGACGGCCACTACACGGTGACGGTACGCGGCACGCAGGAGCACCAAGTGCCGCTGGAAACAGGCGAGTTGCCGAAGGCGGTGGCCCGTGCGCGGGGCGGCCGTCCGGGAGCGTACGGGACAGGGACAACGACGAGATGA